From Ignavibacteria bacterium, one genomic window encodes:
- a CDS encoding 6-pyruvoyl tetrahydropterin synthase family protein: MRTTISKQFRWEMGHRLPFHNGLCKNIHGHSYEAHVILSGEPDAHGMVMDYFDMKLLIQKKIDELDHAFLCDTSDTVVRSFLEENSMKSVLVEFPTTAENIARMLLEHVISQLPAGHRVDAVRVRVFETEKTFAEVESAV; this comes from the coding sequence ATGCGAACAACGATCTCAAAACAGTTCCGTTGGGAAATGGGACATCGGTTGCCGTTTCATAACGGACTCTGCAAGAACATCCACGGTCATTCCTACGAAGCACATGTGATCCTCTCTGGTGAGCCTGATGCTCACGGGATGGTGATGGATTACTTCGATATGAAGCTCTTGATCCAAAAGAAGATCGATGAGCTCGATCATGCATTCTTGTGCGACACATCGGATACCGTTGTTCGGTCATTTCTCGAAGAGAACTCGATGAAGTCCGTCCTTGTTGAGTTTCCAACAACTGCCGAGAACATCGCACGGATGTTACTTGAGCATGTGATCTCACAACTCCCTGCCGGACATCGCGTGGACGCCGTTCGCGTCCGCGTGTTCGAAACGGAGAAGACCTTTGCAGAAGTGGAGAGTGCTGTATGA
- the queF gene encoding NADPH-dependent 7-cyano-7-deazaguanine reductase QueF codes for MELETFPNPRPGRRFTITHVNPEFTSVCPMTGLPDFGTITVQYVPNEVCVELKALKYYYLDYRNRGIFYEAVTNQILDDLVGVCDPLWMKVTAEWKTRGGIHSVIEAEHTKA; via the coding sequence ATGGAACTCGAAACATTTCCGAATCCGCGGCCGGGACGCCGATTCACGATCACGCATGTAAACCCTGAATTCACATCGGTTTGCCCTATGACGGGGCTGCCGGATTTTGGGACCATCACCGTGCAGTATGTGCCGAATGAGGTCTGCGTAGAACTCAAGGCGCTGAAATATTACTACCTCGACTACCGCAACAGGGGCATTTTCTACGAAGCGGTCACGAATCAGATCCTTGATGATCTTGTTGGTGTCTGTGACCCATTGTGGATGAAGGTAACGGCTGAATGGAAGACCCGCGGTGGCATTCACAGCGTGATCGAAGCCGAACACACCAAGGCCTGA
- the rfaE1 gene encoding D-glycero-beta-D-manno-heptose-7-phosphate kinase has protein sequence MHHLSRERTQNLLTALRGMEIGVVGDIMLDRYFWGSVHRVSPEAPVPVVDIDNESFHLGGAANVATNLLGLGAQPLLCGVVGDDSSGKMLREIGLAAGLDVDGIAVEEGRPTTVKTRVIGNNQQIVRLDRETRAHVAPNVIESVSDFLRKRTSLRGIILEDYDKGFLSPQLIASVMAVASERSIPVFVDPKRRHFFDFTSCTLFKPNRKEAADALDIPLKTDADVREAGAMLLEKLDCDNVLITLGSEGMMLFERSGEVSSVPTRAKNVADVSGAGDTVIATLGAMVAAGASMREAAALANVAAGCVVAEPGIIAITADSLLSAVHEDETSTRPS, from the coding sequence ATGCATCACCTCTCACGCGAACGAACACAGAACCTTTTAACGGCTCTCCGCGGAATGGAGATCGGCGTGGTAGGGGACATCATGCTCGATAGGTATTTCTGGGGGAGCGTTCATCGCGTCTCCCCGGAAGCGCCAGTTCCTGTGGTGGACATTGACAATGAGAGCTTCCACCTAGGAGGGGCCGCCAACGTTGCCACCAATCTTCTTGGGCTTGGTGCACAGCCCCTTCTCTGTGGAGTAGTGGGTGATGATTCATCGGGGAAGATGTTGCGTGAGATCGGTCTAGCAGCTGGACTCGATGTTGACGGCATTGCCGTTGAAGAGGGCAGGCCTACAACGGTGAAGACGCGAGTGATCGGCAATAACCAGCAGATCGTTCGGCTTGATCGGGAGACACGAGCACATGTGGCTCCAAATGTGATCGAGTCCGTGTCGGACTTTCTTCGCAAACGGACGAGTCTGCGTGGGATCATCCTTGAGGACTACGACAAAGGGTTCCTCTCTCCGCAGTTGATCGCCTCCGTGATGGCTGTTGCCTCGGAGCGGTCGATACCGGTGTTTGTTGATCCGAAGCGTCGACACTTCTTCGATTTCACGTCATGCACGCTCTTCAAACCGAACAGGAAGGAAGCTGCAGATGCATTGGATATACCGCTGAAGACCGACGCTGATGTACGCGAAGCAGGAGCGATGCTTTTGGAAAAACTCGATTGTGATAACGTGCTTATCACATTGGGATCCGAAGGCATGATGCTGTTTGAGCGCAGTGGTGAAGTAAGCAGCGTTCCAACACGTGCGAAGAATGTGGCCGACGTCTCCGGTGCCGGTGATACCGTCATCGCAACGTTAGGAGCAATGGTGGCTGCAGGTGCGTCCATGCGCGAGGCCGCTGCACTTGCGAATGTTGCAGCGGGATGTGTTGTGGCGGAACCGGGTATCATCGCCATCACGGCCGATTCTCTTTTGTCCGCCGTCCACGAAGACGAGACTTCAACACGACCATCATGA
- a CDS encoding ferritin — protein MKPKLVDAFNIQIQAEFQSSYTYLGMAAWFAEQNLPGFAQWMRVQWQEETMHAMKLYDFLHNRGESVTLRPLAAPVKKYTSAVQVFEQVRKHEMAITASINALYELALKEKDLPAQIVLQWFINEQVEEEALVVEIIERLKLVGSDGPSVYLLDRQMATRPAPAPTSGAQA, from the coding sequence ATGAAACCAAAACTCGTAGACGCCTTCAACATCCAGATCCAAGCCGAATTCCAAAGCTCCTATACCTATCTCGGCATGGCTGCATGGTTCGCCGAGCAGAATCTGCCGGGCTTTGCCCAGTGGATGCGGGTGCAGTGGCAAGAAGAGACCATGCACGCCATGAAGCTCTACGACTTTCTTCACAATCGTGGTGAGTCGGTTACCCTTCGCCCCCTTGCTGCACCGGTCAAGAAATACACGTCAGCCGTACAGGTGTTCGAACAGGTTCGCAAGCACGAGATGGCGATAACGGCAAGCATCAATGCGTTGTATGAACTCGCATTGAAAGAAAAGGACCTACCTGCACAGATCGTCTTGCAATGGTTCATCAATGAGCAGGTGGAAGAAGAAGCGCTGGTGGTAGAGATCATTGAGCGATTGAAGCTTGTGGGTTCAGACGGTCCTTCTGTCTACCTCCTTGATCGTCAAATGGCTACCCGTCCGGCTCCTGCTCCAACATCCGGCGCTCAGGCGTAA
- the folK gene encoding 2-amino-4-hydroxy-6-hydroxymethyldihydropteridine diphosphokinase yields MRVLLSLGSNIGNSREMVRAAMTEIERTILSDTLRSQMWLTDPVGYTDQPPFINAAIVGSSDLSAQEIHDRCKNIENQLGRQQRERWREREIDIDVILVGDVIVDDGDLHIPHARMEERRFVLAPCQEIAPEMVSPRTGMSIGELLNVCPDTSSVAIAE; encoded by the coding sequence ATGCGCGTTCTCCTCTCTCTCGGCTCCAACATCGGCAACTCGCGAGAAATGGTGCGGGCAGCCATGACCGAGATCGAGCGAACGATCCTTTCCGACACGCTCCGATCGCAAATGTGGCTCACGGATCCGGTTGGATACACCGATCAACCGCCTTTCATCAATGCAGCGATCGTTGGATCCAGTGATCTATCGGCGCAAGAGATCCATGACCGCTGCAAGAATATCGAGAATCAATTGGGCCGACAGCAGCGTGAGCGCTGGCGAGAACGTGAGATCGATATCGATGTGATCCTCGTGGGAGATGTGATCGTGGATGACGGAGACCTGCATATCCCGCATGCACGAATGGAAGAACGTCGGTTCGTGTTAGCCCCCTGCCAAGAGATCGCACCCGAGATGGTGTCTCCGAGGACAGGGATGTCCATCGGAGAATTGCTCAATGTGTGTCCGGACACTTCATCCGTTGCGATAGCCGAGTGA
- the rfaE2 gene encoding D-glycero-beta-D-manno-heptose 1-phosphate adenylyltransferase — MILTTDPEIVSLRESLREQGKRIVFTNGVFDILHAGHVTYLEKAREFGDVLVLGLNSDDSVRRLKGPERPVNSELDRATVIAGLRSVDHVVIFGDDTPLHIIGLLLPDVLVKGGDYTRDTIVGADVVEQHGGRVETIPLLEGRSTTSIITRVRTV; from the coding sequence ATGATCCTTACCACCGATCCAGAGATCGTATCCCTGCGCGAATCATTACGTGAACAAGGGAAACGCATCGTCTTCACAAATGGCGTCTTCGACATTCTGCATGCCGGACACGTTACCTATCTGGAGAAGGCTCGTGAGTTCGGTGATGTTCTTGTGTTAGGATTGAATTCCGACGACTCGGTCCGCAGACTCAAAGGTCCGGAACGCCCTGTCAATTCGGAGCTCGACAGAGCAACCGTTATTGCCGGACTGCGCTCGGTTGATCATGTTGTCATCTTTGGAGATGATACGCCCCTTCATATCATCGGACTCTTGTTACCCGATGTTCTTGTGAAAGGGGGCGACTATACACGTGATACGATCGTAGGTGCTGATGTTGTTGAACAACATGGCGGACGTGTCGAAACGATACCGCTACTAGAAGGTAGGTCTACTACCTCCATCATCACTCGCGTGAGAACGGTTTGA
- a CDS encoding DNA primase, translating into MRIPEHIIDQVRSQADIVDVIGEHVKLKRTNKNYLGLCPFHNEKTPSFNVNPERGIYKCFGCGKAGNVITFVEEHMHMGFVDAVKHLARRSGIEIPEEQRDDPTGELARKDAALRALREATDFYRSILNSSDGAPARAFYTKRGFGEEISEAFKLGAAPASWDAGMKHLLERGFAIEHLVDAGLVITREDGKTYDRFRGRAMFAICDDAGRVVGFSARTLTDEPGQPKYVNSPQSIVFDKSRVLYGLDRAKRSITEHRTAVLVEGQADVISLHQAGFTATVASSGTALTQDQLRLIKRYADTVVLVFDSDEAGQKAITRGIELGLAGGFDVKCVLLPPGTDPDSLVRERGADALRALIDGAPSWLVYQTDRFQRMGLLDDPVQQAKAVRTMLEWIASVPETLRHQFLVRDLAERFRLDERLLASELSQITNRRPAQRYDQRQDTKQQAITQSGGPDAKIAPRPVAVLLPPERELIRVAMTLDDGLSFLLNGFHVTEKTFWSESGQRIFRRILVAEVEHGEWVQQVLNDEELTTDERRELADILFAVSSPSDAWGRFNVDVPTYDIARPVRDALLNIEIHRLHQRIDIMTQTIETTIDVDERKRFMYQITAMIKRREDLRRCFDTDPKDLSWQHDVSVS; encoded by the coding sequence ATGCGCATCCCTGAACATATCATCGATCAAGTTCGGTCACAAGCAGACATTGTGGACGTGATCGGAGAGCATGTAAAGCTCAAGCGCACGAACAAGAACTACCTCGGACTATGCCCCTTTCACAACGAAAAAACTCCGTCGTTCAACGTCAACCCCGAGCGCGGTATCTACAAGTGCTTCGGTTGCGGTAAGGCCGGCAATGTGATCACGTTCGTCGAAGAGCACATGCACATGGGCTTTGTTGACGCAGTGAAACATCTGGCACGTAGAAGCGGCATTGAGATCCCGGAAGAACAACGAGACGATCCAACGGGCGAACTTGCACGTAAGGATGCTGCCCTCCGAGCTCTGCGCGAAGCCACTGACTTCTACCGTTCCATCTTGAACTCCTCAGACGGGGCTCCTGCACGCGCCTTCTATACAAAGCGCGGATTCGGAGAAGAGATATCGGAGGCATTCAAACTCGGAGCTGCTCCTGCATCGTGGGATGCCGGCATGAAGCACTTGCTCGAACGCGGCTTTGCGATCGAACATCTTGTTGATGCCGGATTGGTGATCACGCGAGAAGACGGCAAGACGTATGACCGGTTCCGTGGCAGAGCGATGTTCGCCATCTGTGACGATGCTGGACGTGTGGTGGGCTTCAGTGCCCGCACACTTACCGATGAACCAGGTCAGCCAAAGTATGTCAACTCACCTCAGAGCATCGTCTTTGACAAGAGTAGAGTTCTCTACGGACTCGATCGCGCGAAACGATCCATCACCGAACATCGTACCGCCGTTCTCGTTGAGGGTCAGGCTGATGTGATCTCCCTTCACCAAGCCGGATTCACGGCAACGGTTGCAAGCTCGGGAACGGCGCTTACGCAGGATCAGCTTCGACTGATCAAGCGATATGCAGACACGGTCGTTCTTGTCTTCGATAGTGATGAGGCCGGACAGAAGGCCATTACTCGCGGTATCGAGCTCGGACTTGCCGGCGGTTTTGATGTGAAGTGTGTGCTGTTGCCGCCGGGGACTGATCCCGACTCCTTGGTGCGTGAGCGTGGAGCCGACGCCTTGCGGGCGTTGATCGATGGAGCCCCTTCCTGGCTTGTGTATCAGACCGACAGATTCCAACGCATGGGATTGCTCGATGATCCCGTGCAGCAAGCCAAGGCCGTTCGTACGATGTTGGAGTGGATCGCATCTGTTCCGGAAACACTTCGCCATCAGTTTCTTGTGCGAGATCTTGCCGAGAGATTCCGTCTTGATGAGCGATTGCTGGCTTCTGAACTTTCACAGATCACCAATCGCAGACCAGCCCAGCGTTATGATCAGCGTCAAGACACGAAGCAGCAAGCGATCACGCAATCGGGTGGACCAGACGCGAAGATCGCGCCCCGTCCAGTAGCCGTTCTGCTTCCACCTGAACGTGAATTGATCCGTGTGGCCATGACCTTAGATGATGGACTCAGCTTTCTCCTCAACGGATTCCATGTAACGGAGAAGACCTTCTGGAGTGAGTCTGGTCAGCGCATCTTCCGTCGCATCCTGGTTGCCGAAGTTGAGCACGGCGAATGGGTTCAACAAGTGCTGAACGATGAAGAACTCACAACAGATGAACGACGTGAACTGGCCGACATCCTTTTTGCCGTCTCTTCTCCGAGTGATGCATGGGGCAGGTTCAACGTGGATGTACCAACGTACGACATCGCCAGACCTGTGCGGGATGCTCTTCTCAATATCGAGATACATCGCCTGCATCAGCGCATCGACATTATGACACAGACCATTGAGACCACCATCGATGTGGACGAACGTAAACGATTCATGTACCAGATCACAGCGATGATCAAACGGCGCGAGGATCTGCGTCGTTGTTTTGACACTGACCCCAAAGACCTCTCATGGCAGCACGACGTTTCAGTTTCCTGA
- a CDS encoding glutamate--tRNA ligase, with amino-acid sequence MSVRVRFAPSPTGFLHIGSLRTALYNYLFAKHHGGVCILRIEDTDRTRLVEGAIEEQISSLAWAGVTFDEGPHVGGNHGPYTQSERFDLYRTYGMQLVENGSAYYAFDTSEELDAMRVRQQAAGIAPKYDRSTMRNQFTLGEHETQRLLAENAQHVIRLKVPLHVDVRFHDEIRGDVVFAGREIDDQILLKSDGFPTYHLANVVDDHLMEITHVIRAEEWLPSTPKHVLLYEAFGWKAPTFAHVPLLLNPDRSKMSKRHGDVMVRDFREKGFFPDALVNFVALCGWNPGTDREIFSHDELIEAFSLERVNKAGAVFDYKKLDWMNGEYLKSRDPHELASELLPALTARGYQYIEPAYVAAVIALVRERVHFLKDVTDFADYLFGDVLSPLSDELAASISGNDTLRTAVKTFRDGLNDATIADLDAFKGLSQSAAESAGLKMGAFMKPLRLILTHREVGADLFGTVHLLGAQRCSVRLDSFLS; translated from the coding sequence ATGAGTGTACGTGTTCGATTTGCCCCCTCCCCAACTGGCTTCCTTCATATCGGAAGTTTGCGGACAGCGCTCTATAACTACCTTTTTGCGAAACACCACGGCGGTGTTTGTATCCTTCGTATCGAAGACACAGACCGTACAAGGCTTGTGGAAGGGGCTATAGAGGAACAGATCTCTTCACTGGCATGGGCCGGTGTGACCTTTGACGAGGGTCCGCACGTTGGTGGTAACCACGGACCATACACGCAAAGTGAACGATTCGATCTCTACCGCACCTATGGCATGCAGCTGGTTGAGAACGGATCTGCCTATTACGCTTTTGATACATCGGAGGAGCTTGATGCCATGCGTGTGCGTCAGCAGGCCGCAGGTATCGCTCCGAAGTATGACCGATCAACGATGCGCAATCAGTTCACGCTTGGTGAACACGAAACACAACGACTGCTCGCTGAGAACGCCCAGCATGTGATACGTCTCAAGGTGCCATTGCATGTAGACGTACGCTTCCATGATGAGATCCGCGGCGATGTTGTATTTGCCGGCAGAGAGATCGATGATCAGATCCTGCTCAAGAGCGACGGCTTCCCTACGTATCACCTTGCGAATGTTGTGGATGACCATCTGATGGAGATCACCCACGTGATCCGCGCAGAAGAGTGGCTTCCGTCAACACCAAAACACGTTCTGCTCTATGAAGCATTTGGGTGGAAGGCTCCAACGTTTGCGCACGTCCCGCTGTTGCTCAATCCCGACCGTTCGAAGATGAGCAAACGTCATGGCGACGTGATGGTGCGCGACTTCCGTGAGAAGGGATTCTTCCCCGACGCACTCGTGAACTTTGTAGCCCTCTGCGGATGGAATCCGGGAACAGACCGCGAGATCTTTTCGCATGACGAGCTTATCGAAGCGTTCTCCCTAGAGCGTGTGAATAAGGCCGGAGCCGTGTTCGACTACAAGAAGCTCGACTGGATGAATGGCGAGTATCTAAAGTCGAGAGACCCCCATGAACTCGCCAGTGAACTCCTACCAGCGCTCACAGCCCGCGGATATCAGTACATCGAGCCGGCCTACGTGGCTGCTGTGATCGCACTCGTGCGAGAGCGTGTGCACTTCCTCAAGGACGTAACGGACTTTGCCGATTACCTCTTTGGAGATGTGCTCAGCCCCCTATCCGATGAACTTGCTGCATCGATCTCAGGGAACGATACACTACGTACGGCAGTCAAAACGTTTCGTGATGGGCTCAACGATGCCACGATCGCAGATCTCGATGCATTCAAGGGGCTTTCCCAGTCCGCTGCTGAATCTGCAGGATTGAAGATGGGTGCGTTCATGAAGCCCCTTC
- the sppA gene encoding signal peptide peptidase SppA, which produces MIGGLLVIIIVVFGLFMNMIVSSIDTEPKTVDVRDKSVLILDLSGGLPEYKPQMVFNFGDDGPSGPSLLDVLDALKKAKTDDKIKGLYFRAGGMGIGMAKLAEVRQAIVDFKTSGKFVYAFIDAGTKSHYYLASTADSIFMPQEGMLEFNAFGASAPFMKGLFDKIGVTWHVEQFEEYKSAAETMSRDNWSAPAKEEIRALIAQRSEMFIKAVASGRKLNESDVRSLLDAGMYVPDSLKKYGLIDGFAREAELKERIHQRLNPDDSTDHPSLRTVTISQYMRSKVKSNTTTSDKGIAIVYATGAISSGKNTDPFDASGIYSKTLIRDLRAARDDDDVDAIILRIDSPGGSAYGSDEIWAEILEIRKTKPVYASMSDVAASGGYYIAMACDTIIAHPSTITGSIGVIMAIPNFSGTMSKIGVTMDTVSFGKSSNFLNPLMPNTDADKKQFRSLGEGIYRRFVQKVADSRKKDFESTRLLARGRVWTGEAAKNVGLVDVSGGLIDAINLVKKRIGASEGENVEISFYPERVDNISAILKIFGLKDEDEDNTEARSAVAKHVMNSITGSETSTQQLMKSLPIGLRQQVQHAAKLAEIGLTEHSMVMLPMTIPVE; this is translated from the coding sequence GTGATCGGCGGTTTACTCGTGATCATCATCGTGGTCTTTGGTCTGTTCATGAACATGATCGTATCCAGCATTGACACCGAACCAAAAACAGTAGACGTCCGCGACAAATCTGTCCTCATCCTTGATCTGTCAGGGGGCTTGCCAGAATACAAACCGCAGATGGTGTTCAACTTTGGCGATGATGGTCCTTCCGGCCCGTCGCTGCTCGATGTGCTTGATGCGCTGAAGAAGGCAAAGACCGACGATAAGATCAAGGGACTGTACTTCCGCGCTGGCGGAATGGGCATCGGGATGGCCAAGCTCGCCGAGGTTCGTCAGGCCATCGTTGATTTCAAGACATCCGGCAAGTTCGTCTATGCCTTCATTGATGCGGGCACGAAGTCGCACTACTATTTGGCCTCCACTGCCGACTCCATCTTCATGCCGCAGGAAGGCATGTTGGAGTTCAATGCATTTGGTGCATCAGCCCCCTTCATGAAGGGCCTTTTTGACAAGATCGGTGTTACTTGGCACGTAGAACAGTTTGAAGAGTACAAGTCTGCAGCCGAGACCATGAGTCGCGACAATTGGTCAGCACCGGCCAAGGAAGAGATCCGCGCTCTCATCGCCCAACGCTCGGAGATGTTCATCAAGGCCGTTGCATCAGGAAGGAAGCTCAATGAATCTGACGTCCGCTCCCTCCTTGACGCTGGAATGTACGTTCCTGACTCGCTCAAGAAATACGGCCTCATCGATGGATTCGCACGTGAAGCAGAACTCAAGGAACGTATCCATCAGCGCCTCAACCCCGACGATTCAACCGACCATCCTTCTCTTCGCACGGTAACGATCTCTCAGTACATGAGATCCAAGGTCAAGTCAAACACGACCACGAGTGACAAGGGCATCGCCATTGTCTATGCCACCGGCGCGATCAGCTCCGGAAAGAACACCGACCCATTCGATGCGTCCGGCATCTATTCCAAAACACTCATTCGTGATCTCCGTGCAGCGCGTGATGATGATGATGTGGACGCCATCATCCTTCGTATCGACAGTCCGGGTGGCTCTGCCTACGGATCTGACGAGATCTGGGCAGAGATCCTCGAGATTCGCAAGACCAAGCCGGTCTATGCATCGATGAGCGACGTTGCGGCTTCTGGCGGGTACTACATCGCCATGGCCTGTGATACCATCATTGCCCACCCGTCAACGATCACCGGATCGATCGGTGTGATCATGGCCATTCCGAACTTCTCCGGCACTATGTCGAAGATCGGTGTTACGATGGACACCGTGTCGTTCGGGAAGTCATCGAACTTCCTCAACCCGCTCATGCCAAACACGGATGCCGACAAGAAGCAGTTCCGTTCACTCGGAGAAGGCATCTACCGCAGATTCGTTCAAAAAGTGGCCGATTCGCGCAAGAAGGACTTTGAATCAACACGCCTGCTTGCCCGCGGTCGTGTTTGGACTGGCGAAGCCGCAAAGAACGTAGGCCTTGTTGATGTAAGCGGCGGCCTTATCGATGCCATCAATCTCGTGAAGAAGCGTATCGGGGCGAGCGAGGGAGAAAACGTAGAGATCTCGTTCTACCCCGAGCGCGTAGACAACATCTCGGCCATCCTCAAGATCTTCGGCCTCAAAGACGAGGACGAGGACAACACCGAAGCCCGCTCTGCCGTAGCAAAACATGTGATGAATTCCATCACCGGCTCAGAGACCTCAACACAGCAACTCATGAAGTCGCTGCCAATCGGTCTCCGCCAACAGGTCCAGCACGCTGCCAAGCTCGCCGAGATCGGTCTCACCGAACATTCGATGGTGATGCTGCCGATGACGATACCGGTGGAGTAG
- the folB gene encoding dihydroneopterin aldolase, translated as MKRQTTLTRLSIVNAEFFAFHGVREEERNLGGRFQVDVDVWYDTMKAVVSDDLSDTVNYEEVLFLVNEHMNGEPCELIETLSFDMASAIIDRFVAVRQTTVRVRKLNVPIQQVLDHVEAEITVVRED; from the coding sequence ATGAAACGCCAGACCACACTGACCCGACTCTCCATCGTAAACGCTGAGTTTTTTGCCTTCCACGGCGTCCGTGAGGAAGAACGCAACCTCGGCGGTCGTTTTCAGGTGGATGTGGATGTATGGTATGACACGATGAAGGCTGTTGTCAGTGACGATCTCAGCGACACCGTGAACTACGAAGAAGTGCTCTTCCTTGTGAACGAACACATGAACGGTGAGCCCTGCGAACTGATCGAAACGTTGTCCTTTGATATGGCTTCGGCCATCATCGATCGTTTTGTTGCCGTTCGTCAGACAACGGTGCGTGTTCGCAAACTCAACGTTCCTATTCAGCAGGTTCTCGACCACGTCGAAGCTGAGATCACTGTTGTCCGCGAAGACTGA
- a CDS encoding S-adenosylmethionine:tRNA ribosyltransferase-isomerase, with product MPSSFVPPSILLADHTYVLPPERIAAHPLPRRDESKLLVYRADSRTIDHQTFRELPSLLPERSLLCVNRTRVIAARIHLTKPTGGIVELLLTDPLRPMKDPAVVLASHERSVWRGLIGGRNVQPGMVLKEPHSDLCATVIDRNGTEASVELSWERDISLSQVISEVGHLPLPPYLHREADEDDAKRYQTVYAVEEGSVAAPTAGLHFTDEVLSALKDRGIDRADCTLHVGLGTFRPVEAEDVKDHTMHAERFGITRDSLLQMYRHATSDQPWTTVVGTTSLRTMESVYAFGAKILRDGPSAHPSADVDQWDAFDVSLDSYPRADVLNAVLQWMDAKSVDEVWGETQLMIAPGCRIAMADALITNFHQPGNTLLMLVAGFCGGDQWREIYDAALNNGYRFLSYGDSSLLIRTPG from the coding sequence ATGCCCTCAAGCTTTGTCCCTCCGTCTATCCTCCTTGCCGACCATACGTATGTACTCCCTCCTGAGAGGATAGCAGCTCATCCGTTGCCACGCCGCGACGAGAGCAAGTTGCTTGTGTACCGAGCAGACAGTCGCACGATCGACCACCAAACGTTCCGTGAACTACCCTCGCTGCTACCGGAGCGGTCCCTGCTGTGTGTGAACCGAACGCGAGTGATCGCTGCTCGCATTCACCTTACAAAGCCCACAGGGGGCATTGTAGAGCTTCTCCTGACAGATCCGCTGCGCCCGATGAAGGACCCGGCGGTGGTTCTTGCCTCGCATGAACGATCAGTGTGGAGGGGGCTTATCGGTGGACGGAACGTCCAGCCGGGGATGGTTCTAAAGGAGCCCCATAGTGACCTCTGTGCAACGGTGATCGATCGAAATGGTACGGAGGCATCTGTGGAGTTGTCCTGGGAACGGGATATCTCGCTCTCGCAGGTGATCTCCGAAGTTGGCCACCTACCGCTTCCGCCCTACCTCCACCGCGAGGCTGATGAGGATGATGCCAAACGATACCAAACGGTCTATGCTGTTGAAGAAGGATCTGTGGCAGCTCCAACGGCCGGACTGCACTTTACGGACGAAGTGTTGTCGGCATTGAAGGATCGCGGTATCGACCGCGCAGACTGCACACTCCACGTAGGACTTGGCACGTTCCGTCCGGTGGAGGCAGAGGATGTGAAGGATCACACCATGCATGCTGAGCGGTTTGGGATCACACGCGATTCGCTCCTGCAAATGTATCGTCATGCCACGTCGGATCAACCATGGACAACGGTGGTAGGAACAACATCGTTGCGGACAATGGAATCAGTCTATGCCTTTGGTGCTAAGATCTTGCGCGACGGACCGAGTGCTCATCCATCTGCAGACGTAGATCAATGGGATGCGTTTGATGTTTCACTGGATAGCTATCCCCGCGCTGACGTGCTTAATGCCGTCCTGCAATGGATGGACGCCAAGAGTGTTGATGAGGTATGGGGCGAAACACAACTTATGATCGCACCGGGCTGTCGCATTGCAATGGCCGACGCTCTCATCACCAACTTTCACCAACCTGGCAACACGTTGTTGATGCTAGTCGCCGGCTTCTGCGGCGGTGATCAGTGGCGTGAGATCTACGATGCTGCGCTCAACAACGGATATCGATTCTTGAGCTACGGCGATTCATCGCTGCTGATCCGCACACCCGGCTGA